From a single Phaenicophaeus curvirostris isolate KB17595 chromosome 8, BPBGC_Pcur_1.0, whole genome shotgun sequence genomic region:
- the SLC35A3 gene encoding UDP-N-acetylglucosamine transporter isoform X1 → MYPARRMSNKLKNKRKSKEGESQEMSTNLKYLSLGILVFQTTSLVLTMRYSRTLKEEGPRYLSSTAVVIAELLKILACVLLVYKDSKCNLRTLNRVLHDEILNKPMETLKLAIPSGIYTLQNNLLYVALSNLDAATYQVTYQLKILTTALFSVSMLSKKLGVYQWLSLVILMTGVAFVQWPSDSQATAAKEHSAGSQFVGLIAVLIACFSSGFAGVYFEKILKETKQSVWIRNIQLGFFGSIFGLMGVYIYDGEQLSKNGFFQGYNKLTWIVVVLQALGGLVIAAVIKYADNILKGFATSLSIILSTLISYFWLQDFVPTSVFFFGAVLVIAATFLYGYDPKPAGNPIKA, encoded by the exons gaagGAGAAAGTCAAGAAATGTCTACcaatttaaaatacctttccTTGGGCATCCTGGTTTTTCAGACCACAAGTTTAGTCTTGACCATGCGTTATTCTCGGACGCTGAAAGAAGAAGGACCTCGTTACTTATCCTCTACTGCAGTAGTTATTGCTGAACTTCTGAAGATTTTGGCCTGTGTTCTATTGGTCTACAAAGACAGCA AGTGCAATTTACGGACTCTGAACAGAGTGCTACATGATGAAATCCTTAATAAACCCATGGAAACTCTTAAACTTGCTATTCCTTCAGGAATTTATACTCTTCAGAATAACTTGCTGTATGTAGCACTGTCAAACCTAGATGCAGCCACATATCAG GTTACATATCAACTGAAAATTCTTACCACAgcattgttttctgtgtccaTGTTAAGCAAGAAGTTGGGCGTGTACCAGTGGCTTTCATTAGTGATATTAATGACAGGAGTGGCATTTGTGCAG TGGCCTTCAGACTCTCAAGCAACAGCTGCTAAGGAGCATTCAGCAGGATCTCAGTTTGTAGGACTGATTGCAGTTCTCATAGCGTGCTTTTCCAGTGGATTTGCTGGggtttattttgagaaaattttaaaggaaaccaAGCAGTCTGTGTGGATCAGAAACATCCAGCTTG GATTTTTTGGTAGCATATTTGGACTGATGGGTGTATACATTTATGATGGAGAACAGCTGTCAAAGAATGGATTTTTTCAAGGATACAATAAACTTACGTGGATAGTTGTTGTTTTACAG GCACTCGGAGGGCTGGTGATTGCTGCTGTTATAAAATACGCAgacaacattttaaaaggatttgCAACTTCTCTCTCCATTATACTGTCAACACTGATCTCCTATTTTTGGCTGCAAGATTTTGTCCCTACAAG TGTCTTTTTCTTCGGAGCTGTCCTCGTAATAGCAGCTACTTTCCTATATGGTTATGATCCCAAGCCTGCAGGAAATCCCATTAAGGCATAG
- the SLC35A3 gene encoding UDP-N-acetylglucosamine transporter isoform X2, with translation MSTNLKYLSLGILVFQTTSLVLTMRYSRTLKEEGPRYLSSTAVVIAELLKILACVLLVYKDSKCNLRTLNRVLHDEILNKPMETLKLAIPSGIYTLQNNLLYVALSNLDAATYQVTYQLKILTTALFSVSMLSKKLGVYQWLSLVILMTGVAFVQWPSDSQATAAKEHSAGSQFVGLIAVLIACFSSGFAGVYFEKILKETKQSVWIRNIQLGFFGSIFGLMGVYIYDGEQLSKNGFFQGYNKLTWIVVVLQALGGLVIAAVIKYADNILKGFATSLSIILSTLISYFWLQDFVPTSVFFFGAVLVIAATFLYGYDPKPAGNPIKA, from the exons ATGTCTACcaatttaaaatacctttccTTGGGCATCCTGGTTTTTCAGACCACAAGTTTAGTCTTGACCATGCGTTATTCTCGGACGCTGAAAGAAGAAGGACCTCGTTACTTATCCTCTACTGCAGTAGTTATTGCTGAACTTCTGAAGATTTTGGCCTGTGTTCTATTGGTCTACAAAGACAGCA AGTGCAATTTACGGACTCTGAACAGAGTGCTACATGATGAAATCCTTAATAAACCCATGGAAACTCTTAAACTTGCTATTCCTTCAGGAATTTATACTCTTCAGAATAACTTGCTGTATGTAGCACTGTCAAACCTAGATGCAGCCACATATCAG GTTACATATCAACTGAAAATTCTTACCACAgcattgttttctgtgtccaTGTTAAGCAAGAAGTTGGGCGTGTACCAGTGGCTTTCATTAGTGATATTAATGACAGGAGTGGCATTTGTGCAG TGGCCTTCAGACTCTCAAGCAACAGCTGCTAAGGAGCATTCAGCAGGATCTCAGTTTGTAGGACTGATTGCAGTTCTCATAGCGTGCTTTTCCAGTGGATTTGCTGGggtttattttgagaaaattttaaaggaaaccaAGCAGTCTGTGTGGATCAGAAACATCCAGCTTG GATTTTTTGGTAGCATATTTGGACTGATGGGTGTATACATTTATGATGGAGAACAGCTGTCAAAGAATGGATTTTTTCAAGGATACAATAAACTTACGTGGATAGTTGTTGTTTTACAG GCACTCGGAGGGCTGGTGATTGCTGCTGTTATAAAATACGCAgacaacattttaaaaggatttgCAACTTCTCTCTCCATTATACTGTCAACACTGATCTCCTATTTTTGGCTGCAAGATTTTGTCCCTACAAG TGTCTTTTTCTTCGGAGCTGTCCTCGTAATAGCAGCTACTTTCCTATATGGTTATGATCCCAAGCCTGCAGGAAATCCCATTAAGGCATAG